In Excalfactoria chinensis isolate bCotChi1 chromosome 3, bCotChi1.hap2, whole genome shotgun sequence, one DNA window encodes the following:
- the RWDD2A gene encoding RWD domain-containing protein 2A yields the protein MAAAVRECLELQLLEVEMLFSMFPKKGEISLDGAAVPALQRYLRDGGESLPPRLDYSVAVDVGEPEVKVELQVQLPHMYPHVAPQLFARSDALHRQQQLQLNTLLASHISSLDSGELCVCEAVRWLKENSLPYLENGKGSAESVSKEAVVKETIQRMWIYSHHIYRQELRKKIFESAKKLNLTGFCLTGKPGVICVEGGRANCEEFWRVIRYPNWKHISCKHVETVEAEGSADNPRLFQTFEDLQFQAHGDYGLRNDYHMDLGQFLEFLKQHQSEHVFRILFGVEGKLADK from the exons ATGGCTGCCGCCGTGCGGGAGTGCCTGGAGCtccagctgctggaggtggaAATGCTCTTTTCCATGTTCCCCAAGAAAGGGGAGATCAGCCTGGACGGGGCTGCCGTGCCCGCCCTGCAGCGCTACCTGAGGGACGGCGGCGAATCCCTGCCCCCGCGCCTCGACTATTCGGTCGCTGTCGATGTCGGGGAGCCGGAG GTCAAAGTGGAACTGCAGGTGCAGTTGCCTCATATGTATCCCCATGTGGCTCCTCAGCTTTTTGCAAGATCAGATGCGCTGCACAGGCAGCaacagctgcagctcaacaCTCTTCTCGCTTCTCACATCAGCTCTTTGGATTCAGGTGAACTGTGCGTATGTGAAGCTGTGCGGTGGCTGAAAGAGAACAGCCTGCCGTATTTGGAAAACGGCAAGGGCTCTGCTGAAAGTGTTTCGAAGGAAGCAGTAGTTAAAGAAACAATTCAACGTATGTGGATCTACAGCCATCATATATACAGGCAGGAACTGAGGAAGAAGATCTTTGAGTCTGCCAAGAAATTAAACCTGACCGGTTTCTGCTTGACAGGAAAACCCGGGGTGATCTGTGTGGAGGGAGGCAGAGCAAACTGTGAGGAGTTCTGGCGTGTTATCAGATATCCCAACTGGAAGCATATTTCATGCAAACACGTTGAAACtgtggaagcagagggaagcgCTGATAATCCGCGCCTCTTTCAAACGTTTGAAGACTTGCAGTTTCAGGCCCACGGTGATTATGGCCTAAGGAACGACTATCACATGGATCTGGGCCAGTTCCTTGAATTCCTGAAACAGCATCAAAGTGAACATGTTTTTCGGATTTTATTTGGTGTTGAAGGCAAACTTGcagacaaataa